A single window of Enterobacteriaceae bacterium ESL0689 DNA harbors:
- a CDS encoding DUF6201 family protein, with product MKIRTIIILIIFFVAWFFLPSTLFVSDHDVIFSRVSPDKKYTVVVYRTKIISPYSFYKFLQGRDYYFILYDKDHRVIFRPSLFYGTANIGAYDSIMYVYNEKHYLFYPEKYGYESYELDK from the coding sequence ATGAAAATAAGAACAATTATTATATTGATTATCTTTTTTGTAGCCTGGTTTTTTTTACCCTCAACATTATTCGTGAGTGATCATGATGTGATTTTCTCACGTGTCAGTCCTGATAAAAAATATACAGTAGTAGTGTATAGAACAAAAATAATATCTCCATATTCATTTTATAAATTCCTGCAAGGGAGAGATTATTATTTTATTCTCTATGATAAAGATCATCGTGTTATATTCAGACCATCACTTTTTTATGGTACTGCGAATATTGGAGCATATGATTCAATTATGTATGTTTATAATGAAAAGCATTATCTTTTCTATCCGGAGAAATACGGTTACGAGTCATATGAATTAGATAAATAA
- a CDS encoding DUF6402 family protein: MSSYLYADCGDLARKFSGFVPVFNADFRKWQNKHNTGGDFMIFSDVYWTEPLVQKRIIKL, translated from the coding sequence ATGTCATCTTACTTGTATGCGGACTGTGGCGATCTGGCTCGTAAATTTTCAGGCTTTGTTCCGGTGTTTAATGCTGATTTTCGTAAATGGCAAAACAAGCATAACACGGGAGGGGATTTTATGATTTTCTCAGATGTATACTGGACAGAACCATTAGTTCAAAAAAGGATAATAAAATTATGA
- a CDS encoding Imm52 family immunity protein translates to MLSLNENCTYLNVESGGYSFPEIIPKENGYDEVYKKVFPDRISCGWMLFIPAIISPDLIPCAARVVPVLKDSKKTGTIVVSTEEIFDGNNKEHIGKANDIEIRLLDLGLLPLLTEL, encoded by the coding sequence ATGCTTAGTCTGAATGAAAATTGCACATATCTTAATGTTGAGTCAGGAGGGTATAGTTTTCCTGAAATTATTCCTAAAGAAAATGGATATGATGAAGTGTATAAAAAAGTATTCCCCGACAGAATATCTTGCGGATGGATGCTATTCATTCCAGCTATTATTTCACCTGACCTGATTCCATGTGCTGCCAGAGTTGTCCCTGTTCTGAAGGATAGTAAAAAAACTGGAACGATAGTTGTTTCAACTGAAGAGATATTTGATGGAAATAATAAAGAACATATCGGCAAGGCTAATGATATTGAAATAAGACTTCTGGATCTGGGCCTTCTTCCGTTACTGACGGAACTTTGA
- a CDS encoding Tox-REase-5 domain-containing protein, whose amino-acid sequence MARECAEFGFKYCGVSFDSWKDKLCQFQEAKARYDQFFKADGQKKTGGLAITVRLTRQPGIRLSQQ is encoded by the coding sequence ATGGCACGAGAGTGTGCAGAATTCGGGTTTAAATACTGCGGCGTGTCGTTTGATAGCTGGAAAGATAAACTATGTCAGTTCCAGGAGGCGAAGGCGCGGTATGATCAGTTTTTTAAGGCTGATGGCCAGAAAAAAACTGGTGGACTGGCAATAACAGTGCGATTAACCAGGCAGCCCGGCATCAGGCTGTCGCAACAGTAA